One genomic window of Tenacibaculum tangerinum includes the following:
- the pfkA gene encoding 6-phosphofructokinase → MGKIKKIAVMTSGGDAPGMNAAIRSVVRTCAYYRIECMGIYRGYQGLIEGDIVPLTARSVNNIINKGGTILKSARSKEFRTKEGRKKAYEVLQEHEVDSLVVIGGDGSFTGGVVFNKEFKFPIIGIPGTIDNDISGTSHTLGYDTALNTAVEAIDKIRDTASSHNRLFFVEVMGRDAGFIALNAGVGAGAEEILIPEEDLGLERMLESLKKSRRSGKSSSIVVVSEGDKTGKNVFQLADYVEENLPDYEVRVSVLGHMQRGGSPSCFDRVLASRLGVRAVELLLDGKTNLMVGLKDNKVIATDLEKAIKGEHNIDDELLRVSDIMTT, encoded by the coding sequence ATGGGAAAAATAAAAAAAATAGCAGTAATGACTTCCGGAGGAGACGCTCCAGGAATGAACGCAGCAATACGATCTGTAGTAAGAACTTGTGCTTATTATCGTATTGAATGTATGGGAATTTATAGAGGATATCAAGGTTTGATTGAGGGAGACATCGTTCCTTTAACCGCTCGAAGTGTTAATAATATTATTAACAAAGGAGGAACTATCTTAAAATCGGCTCGCTCTAAAGAGTTTAGAACTAAAGAGGGTAGAAAAAAGGCATATGAGGTTTTACAAGAGCATGAGGTAGATTCTTTAGTGGTAATTGGAGGAGATGGTTCTTTTACAGGAGGAGTTGTTTTTAACAAAGAATTCAAGTTTCCAATTATAGGAATTCCTGGAACAATAGATAATGATATTTCAGGAACAAGCCATACACTTGGTTACGATACCGCTTTGAACACTGCGGTAGAAGCAATCGACAAGATTAGAGATACTGCGTCTTCGCACAATCGACTTTTCTTTGTTGAAGTAATGGGGCGTGATGCAGGTTTTATAGCGCTTAATGCAGGTGTAGGAGCTGGAGCAGAAGAAATTTTAATTCCTGAAGAAGATCTTGGACTCGAAAGAATGTTAGAGTCTTTAAAGAAGAGTAGAAGATCAGGGAAATCATCAAGTATTGTAGTGGTTTCAGAAGGAGATAAAACGGGTAAAAATGTTTTTCAACTGGCAGATTATGTAGAAGAAAATCTTCCTGATTATGAAGTAAGAGTTTCAGTACTAGGTCATATGCAAAGAGGAGGGTCTCCAAGTTGTTTTGATAGGGTATTAGCCAGTAGGTTAGGGGTAAGAGCTGTAGAACTGTTGTTAGATGGAAAGACGAACCTGATGGTTGGGTTAAAAGATAACAAAGTAATTGCAACAGATTTAGAGAAGGCAATTAAAGGTGAACATAATATTGATGACGAATTGTTACGTGTATCAGATATCATGACAACTTAA
- a CDS encoding DUF3841 domain-containing protein encodes MKLWTIQPIKFYYNLISDGEIHSSEKYADSDFNQAYKWIIKQMENRIGEKPSKNSYPIWAWYQYKNIKAKKPDLRGSGFLPKGTKGVRIEFEKPKNEVLLSDFYLWHFPLNYWYIADNEKQESEFDKLLKDSKIEFMHKEKYPLELRMIVENSWNKIFDMSYDCDYVTENFNNKKIQATFWSLKTSEITKIDFFNAK; translated from the coding sequence ATGAAACTCTGGACAATCCAACCTATAAAGTTTTATTATAATCTAATTTCAGATGGAGAAATACATTCGTCAGAAAAATATGCTGATTCTGACTTTAATCAGGCGTATAAATGGATTATAAAACAAATGGAAAATAGAATTGGGGAAAAACCAAGTAAAAATAGTTATCCTATTTGGGCATGGTATCAATATAAAAATATAAAAGCAAAGAAACCTGATTTAAGAGGTTCAGGTTTTTTACCGAAAGGTACAAAGGGAGTTCGAATTGAATTCGAGAAGCCCAAAAATGAAGTTCTACTTTCTGATTTTTACTTATGGCATTTCCCTTTAAACTATTGGTATATTGCAGACAATGAAAAGCAGGAATCTGAATTTGATAAACTTTTAAAAGATTCAAAAATAGAATTTATGCATAAAGAAAAATATCCACTCGAATTAAGAATGATAGTCGAAAATAGTTGGAATAAAATTTTTGATATGAGTTACGATTGCGATTATGTTACTGAAAATTTTAATAACAAAAAAATTCAAGCAACATTTTGGAGTTTAAAAACCAGTGAAATAACTAAAATCGACTTTTTTAATGCGAAATAG
- the gap gene encoding type I glyceraldehyde-3-phosphate dehydrogenase — MIKIGINGFGRIGRLAFRSAMERDNVQVVAINDLLEVDYLAYLLKYDSVHGRFKGDVEVKDGNLVVNGQTIRVTAERNPENLQWDAAGAEYVIESTGFFLTQEKAGLHIKGGAKKVIISAPSKDAKMFVVGVNHKELSADDTIISNASCTTNCLAPLAKVIHENFGLVEGLMTTIHAATSGQDAVDGPNSNWRRGRSVLSNLIPTTTGAAVAVAKVIPDLKGKLTGMAVRVPTPDVSLVDLTFRTEKSTSLEEILTKLKEASEGELEGVLGFTEEQVVSQDFVSETRTSVVDAKASLELNENFFKVVSWYDNEYGYATKIVDLLVHAASL; from the coding sequence ATGATAAAAATAGGAATTAATGGATTTGGAAGAATCGGTAGATTAGCTTTTCGTTCTGCAATGGAAAGAGATAATGTACAAGTAGTAGCGATAAACGACTTATTAGAGGTTGATTATCTTGCCTATTTACTAAAATACGATTCAGTTCATGGACGTTTCAAGGGAGATGTTGAGGTGAAAGATGGGAACTTGGTAGTGAACGGACAAACTATACGAGTTACAGCAGAAAGAAATCCTGAAAACTTACAATGGGATGCAGCAGGTGCTGAGTATGTTATTGAATCAACAGGGTTTTTCTTAACGCAAGAAAAAGCAGGTTTACACATTAAAGGAGGAGCAAAAAAGGTGATTATTTCAGCACCGTCTAAAGATGCAAAAATGTTTGTAGTTGGGGTAAATCATAAAGAATTATCTGCCGATGATACCATCATTTCAAATGCATCGTGTACTACAAACTGTTTAGCACCGTTGGCAAAAGTTATTCATGAAAACTTTGGTTTAGTAGAAGGTTTAATGACCACAATTCACGCAGCTACTTCAGGTCAAGATGCTGTTGATGGACCAAATTCAAACTGGAGAAGAGGTCGTTCGGTACTAAGTAACCTGATACCCACCACTACAGGTGCAGCGGTAGCAGTAGCCAAAGTTATTCCCGATTTAAAGGGTAAATTGACAGGTATGGCAGTGCGTGTACCAACCCCAGATGTTTCCTTAGTAGATTTAACTTTTAGAACAGAAAAGTCGACGTCTTTAGAAGAAATTTTAACTAAATTAAAAGAAGCCTCAGAAGGAGAACTAGAAGGAGTTTTAGGTTTTACCGAAGAACAAGTTGTTTCTCAAGATTTTGTTTCTGAAACAAGAACTTCTGTTGTAGATGCTAAAGCAAGTTTAGAGTTAAATGAAAATTTCTTTAAAGTAGTTTCATGGTACGATAATGAGTATGGATATGCTACAAAAATTGTAGATTTACTCGTACATGCAGCGTCTTTATAA
- a CDS encoding Rid family detoxifying hydrolase codes for MKKIIITDNAPSPIGPYNQAVLSGNTLYTSGQIAINPETNELVLDSIEAETKQVMQNMKAVLAAADMTFNNVVKTSIFISDMHNFSKINAVYGQYFEEATAPARETVEVANLPKFVNVEISMIAIK; via the coding sequence ATGAAAAAAATAATTATAACTGATAACGCTCCTTCTCCAATTGGGCCATACAATCAGGCTGTATTGAGCGGAAACACGCTTTATACTTCTGGTCAAATAGCAATTAATCCTGAAACGAATGAATTGGTTTTAGATTCTATTGAAGCAGAAACGAAACAGGTAATGCAAAATATGAAAGCCGTGTTAGCTGCTGCAGACATGACTTTTAACAATGTAGTAAAAACGTCTATTTTTATTTCAGATATGCACAATTTCTCTAAAATCAACGCAGTTTACGGACAATATTTTGAAGAAGCCACTGCTCCAGCTCGTGAAACCGTAGAGGTAGCTAATTTACCTAAGTTTGTCAATGTTGAAATTAGTATGATTGCTATCAAATAA
- a CDS encoding methylglyoxal synthase encodes MEIAIIAHDGMKAEMVQFLNNHKEVLHQKKIELISTGTTGEQAEKAGFEVRRFLSGPIGGDAQIAGRVAEGKCQMVLFFRDPLAKHPHEPDISMLLRLCDVHNVPLATNPSTAELLIKAV; translated from the coding sequence ATGGAAATAGCAATTATAGCACATGATGGGATGAAAGCTGAAATGGTTCAGTTTCTAAATAACCATAAAGAAGTGTTACATCAGAAAAAAATCGAGTTAATTTCTACTGGAACTACCGGAGAACAAGCTGAAAAAGCAGGTTTTGAGGTTAGAAGGTTCTTGTCAGGGCCTATTGGAGGCGATGCTCAAATTGCAGGTAGAGTAGCAGAAGGAAAATGTCAAATGGTCTTGTTTTTTAGAGATCCTTTAGCAAAACACCCACATGAGCCAGATATTTCAATGTTACTACGTTTGTGTGATGTTCATAATGTTCCTTTGGCAACAAACCCTTCAACAGCAGAATTATTAATCAAAGCGGTATAA